In Juglans regia cultivar Chandler chromosome 13, Walnut 2.0, whole genome shotgun sequence, the following proteins share a genomic window:
- the LOC108997174 gene encoding uncharacterized protein LOC108997174, translating to MDFHSLARKELQALCKKNKIPANITNVAMADALQALQNVEGLEEILNPSNSVLSKSTGETVIGLPDIPRTACRTSTRRKPIKEESEISQTLTRSRRGTNGRITKDIDQENNDANAPITPAGPNSRRRAPAASACRNIEKQLREDDENEKIEAQGRNDVPKTPAITSSRRRAPTAPGHKKLETQNGDSSVQRVYSTRRSVRLLEQNMEKLSIMENGKEEPAKVDDLFEEPGNTSERPEVSVELEKNISGVDNQTRSEVDSEKNDDSEVSSDPKSIGSPETRRESKVDVKDKDKSDDEYEVDILKSKQELGTGISDDLGVLEASNAIDEALNEGSDESESYNIISSEKLEAVIDVNVEAVNEKGPADVPITEQDRGSIGSVAVEVPMDVSTEALNHVIASKSLQLEHNIDPNLVQDENTQDECQNLTCKDSNMRVAEVDGIGSSDSEYTTEGNFDGDIASDENSIDCEYNISDDDATPVEKDPEASVLPEDQMIDGFRKLETKIEFLVDVKKSKEESDQLATEYNSADGLDWGGDITIDNDSPSESFVAQQLEMQVSIEFAEKVSLNGEYIKAPCPPVQSPVSKMEVNDSEALVDIHKDSSLLCSATKSSKEGTPFHTFQAEQLSGQFPRPTQKIFNVSDDDEEGIDNGSEKEELNKDKARQDENTVNKDVMLETMSLRKLRQMLIQQGKGNNKGKSVTKEQSGKKRIALQTLQENCLAVEESDKGEY from the exons ATGGATTTCCACAGCCTTGCAAGGAAGGAACTCCAGGCTCTCTGCAAGAAGAACAAGATCCCGGCTAACATTACGAACGTCGCCATGGCTGATGCTCTCCAAGCTCTTCAGAAT GTCGAAGGGCTAGAAGAGATCTTGAATCCATCCAATTCCGTCCTCTCCAAATCTACGGGGGAAACTGTGATCGGACTGCCAGACATTCCTCGCACCGCTTGCAGAACCTCAACTCGCAGAAAACCCATCAAAGAAGAATCTGAAATTTCACAGACCTTGACCCGAAGTCGTCGCGGCACAAATGGAAGAATAACCAAAGATATCGATCAAGAAAACAATGACGCGAATGCGCCTATAACCCCTGCAGGGCCGAACAGCCGTAGAAGAGCACCAGCGGCTTCGGCTTGCAGAAACATTGAGAAGCAGTTGAGGGAAGATGACGAAAATGAGAAGATTGAGGCTCAAGGAAGGAATGATGTTCCAAAGACTCCAGCAATTACAAGCAGCCGGAGAAGAGCCCCAACCGCTCCTGGTCACAAGAAGTTGGAGACTCAAAATGGGGATTCTTCGGTGCAGCGAGTGTATAGTACACGGCGGTCGGTGAGATTGTTGGAGCAGAATATGGAAAAGTTAAGCATAATGGAGAATGGAAAGGAAGAACCTGCAAAGGTTGATGACTTATTTGAAGAGCCGGGTAATACTTCGGAGAGACCAGAAGTTTCTGTCGAACTTGAAAAGAATATTTCTG GAGTTGATAATCAGACAAGGTCAGAAGTGGATTCAGAGAAAAATGATGACTCCGAAGTTTCTTCGGATCCAAAATCAATTGGGTCACCAGAGACTCGGAGGGAATCGAAAGTCGATGTTAAAGATAAGGACAAGAGTGATGATGAGTATGAAGTAGatattttaaagtcaaaacAGGAACTGGGTACTGGGATATCTGATGATCTGGGCGTTCTTGAAGCTTCCAACGCAATAGATGAAGCTCTTAATGAAGGGTCTGATGAGTCTGAGtcgtataatattatttcaagtgAAAAGTTGGAGGCTGTAATAGATGTAAATGTTGAAGCTGTCAATGAGAAGG GACCTGCTGATGTTCCAATTACTGAGCAAGATAGAGGATCTATAGGTTCTGTGGCCGTTGAAGTACCCATGGATGTTTCTACAGAGGCTTTGAACCATGTGATTGCTTCTAAATCTTTGCAACTAGAACACAATATTGATCCTAATTTAGTTCAAGATGAGAACACACAGGATGAATGTCAGAACCTGACTTGTAAGGACTCTAACATGCGCGTGGCAGAGGTTGATGGCATTGGCAGTAGTGATTCGGAATACACTACTGAAGGGAATTTTGATGGGGACATTGCCTCGGATGAAAACTCAATCGATTGCGAATATAACATCAGTGACGATGATGCAACACCAGTAGAAAAGGATCCAGAGGCTTCAGTTCTTCCTGAAGACCAGAtgattgatggttttagaaagtTGGAGACCAAAATAGAATTTCTTGTAGACGTCAAAAAGTCCAAGGAAGAATCAGATCAACTTGCTACTGAGTATAATTCTGCAGATGGATTAGACTGGGGTGGTGATATAACTATTGACAATGATTCACCTTCTGAAAGCTTTGTTGCTCAACAATTGGAAATGCAGGTTTCTATTGAATTTGCTGAAAAGGTAAGCCTGAATGGCGAATACATTAAGGCTCCCTGCCCCCCTGTTCAGAGTCCAGTATCCAAGATGGAAGTGAATGATTCGGAAGCATTGGTTGATATTCACAAGGACAGCTCCCTGCTCTGTTCGGCAACAAAGTCATCCAAGGAAGGGACCCCTTTCCATACGTTTCAAGCGGAACAGCTCTCGGGCCAGTTTCCTCGTCCAACTCAGAAGATATTCAATGTTTcagatgatgatgaggaaggCATTGACAATGGTAGTGAGAAAGAGGAGCTAAATAAGGATAAGGCAAGGCAAGACGAGAACACAGTTAATAAGGATGTCATGCTTGAAACAATGAGTTTAAGGAAGCTGAGGCAAATGCTGATTCAACAGGGTAAAGGCAATAATAAGGGTAAAAGTGTGACTAAG GAACAATCAGGGAAGAAAAGAATTGCCTTGCAGACATTGCAAGAAAACTGTTTGGCTGTGGAAGAGTCTGACAAGGGAGAATATTAA